In a single window of the Desulfobulbaceae bacterium genome:
- a CDS encoding glycosyltransferase family 4 protein, which produces MKKNIESNRPIRVANLMEEGRFSGQHNRIVQVAAHLKGRGIETIVYFPRQDSEFFEQRLNEHGINYRLLKLRRPTLALKALILYFIYFFPDVFDLVKRLRKDAIDLAHCNGSWQIKAPLAAWLAGIKVLWHLNDTKMPSIVKGVFNILSSMIADFFILASQRVQTYYLNNNLLKKIPSMIIQAPVDTQRLDPDKPLATDVFEPDQCLRVVFISNITPVKGVEYFIEMAGLLSAKRNDVAFHIVGRCYTNQQKYVDGLKELASQLQVRNLHWHGFRSDIINVLGATDVFVCSSVYEASPTVVWEAMSMARAIVSTDVGDIPVIIENGKSGFVVPTRNPAALAQKVEMLIGDPELRHSFGQEARHRAKAMLDVSICAKRHEEVYRRTLSA; this is translated from the coding sequence TTGAAGAAAAATATTGAAAGCAACAGGCCGATACGAGTAGCTAACCTAATGGAAGAGGGGCGTTTCAGCGGCCAGCACAACAGGATTGTACAGGTTGCTGCCCACTTGAAGGGGCGGGGTATTGAAACGATCGTCTACTTCCCGCGGCAAGATTCCGAGTTCTTCGAGCAGAGACTCAATGAACACGGCATTAATTATCGTTTGCTGAAACTCAGACGCCCTACATTGGCCCTAAAGGCTTTAATCTTGTATTTTATCTATTTTTTTCCGGATGTTTTTGATCTAGTGAAACGATTGAGAAAAGATGCCATTGATCTGGCCCACTGTAATGGTTCCTGGCAAATCAAGGCCCCCTTGGCCGCCTGGTTGGCGGGAATTAAGGTCTTGTGGCACCTTAATGACACCAAAATGCCTTCAATAGTGAAAGGGGTTTTCAACATACTTTCATCAATGATCGCTGATTTTTTTATATTGGCTAGTCAGCGGGTACAGACATATTACTTGAACAATAACTTGCTCAAGAAGATACCTAGTATGATAATTCAGGCCCCCGTGGACACTCAACGGCTGGATCCAGACAAGCCCCTGGCCACCGACGTGTTTGAACCTGATCAGTGTCTCCGGGTGGTTTTTATCTCCAATATTACCCCGGTCAAAGGGGTTGAGTATTTCATCGAGATGGCGGGCTTGCTTTCCGCCAAGAGGAATGACGTTGCCTTTCACATTGTTGGCCGGTGCTATACAAACCAACAGAAATACGTTGATGGCCTGAAGGAATTGGCAAGTCAACTGCAGGTGAGAAATCTTCATTGGCATGGCTTTCGGTCTGATATAATAAACGTCTTGGGCGCAACCGATGTCTTTGTCTGCTCGTCAGTGTACGAAGCTTCGCCGACTGTTGTTTGGGAGGCAATGTCCATGGCCAGAGCCATCGTATCCACGGATGTTGGCGATATCCCCGTTATTATTGAAAATGGAAAATCAGGATTCGTGGTTCCGACCCGTAATCCTGCTGCCTTGGCTCAAAAAGTTGAAATGCTTATTGGTGATCCGGAATTACGCCATTCCTTTGGGCAGGAAGCACGTCATCGGGCGAAGGCCATGCTGGACGTGTCCATCTGTGCCAAACGTCATGAAGAGGTGTATCGACGGACTTTGTCCGCTTGA
- a CDS encoding glycosyltransferase family 4 protein — LVAPLISFLKNGRYNSRKEYLLYCVNIVVNIIALNIADGIIIVHNQLKEEISKYTLRKVKVQVAPQFIEREQDTLPRARLGSSKTINLLTVTNLAFPEKYHGLLFFLNALSRFARDGSEEVKINFDILGDGFYLSKLNDDIKKYCTDRFTVKAHGFVKDVRLFYESADIFLYCSTFDGLPNVLLEAMYFGLPIMVNSYPNFKDILKNGENALFFDIENYDQFVSDLNQLINDQNIYESMSSNNINKSREDYSCLAVAKKLQKIVSLYTSIQ; from the coding sequence CTTGTAGCTCCATTAATTTCTTTTTTGAAAAACGGAAGGTACAATTCCAGGAAGGAATATTTACTTTATTGTGTTAATATTGTTGTTAATATTATCGCCTTGAATATCGCTGATGGCATAATTATAGTTCATAATCAACTTAAAGAAGAGATCTCTAAATATACACTGCGGAAGGTGAAGGTGCAGGTTGCTCCGCAATTCATAGAGAGAGAACAGGATACCCTGCCTAGAGCAAGATTAGGAAGTAGTAAAACGATCAACTTGCTAACCGTTACTAATTTGGCATTTCCTGAAAAGTATCATGGACTGTTGTTTTTTCTTAATGCCTTGTCACGATTTGCTAGAGATGGCAGTGAAGAAGTAAAAATAAATTTTGATATACTGGGAGATGGTTTTTACTTGTCCAAGCTCAATGATGATATTAAAAAATATTGCACTGATCGATTTACTGTCAAGGCTCATGGCTTTGTAAAGGATGTGCGTTTGTTTTATGAATCGGCGGACATTTTTCTCTACTGCTCGACCTTCGATGGACTCCCCAACGTCTTGTTGGAGGCCATGTATTTTGGACTTCCTATCATGGTAAACTCATATCCAAATTTTAAAGATATACTTAAGAACGGAGAAAATGCACTTTTCTTCGACATCGAAAACTATGACCAATTTGTTTCAGACCTTAATCAACTTATTAACGATCAAAATATTTATGAATCGATGAGTAGTAATAATATCAATAAATCAAGGGAAGATTACTCATGTTTGGCAGTTGCCAAAAAATTACAGAAAATAGTCTCGCTCTATACCAGTATACAATAG
- a CDS encoding NAD-dependent epimerase/dehydratase family protein produces MERRSKTCLITGGLGFIGLNVTKDLIRHGWNVTLFDNLSPQIHGVLPSIENEVFNAPQVEIMRGDVRDVSLLKVALLEADAVIHLAAETGTAQSMYQVAHYNAVNSQATASLMDILANEQHSIKKIVLASSRSIYGEGAYLCEEHGMVFPSPRTLKEFQAGQWDPRCPLCHGSIFLTPTSESTPPSPASIYAATKLAQEDIVRISGAAFNIDTVVLRLQNVYGAGQSLHNPYTGILSIFSTRIRRGMNLPIFEDGLESRDFVHVNDVARAFRLALTSDAVNGRIINIGEGKPTSVMDIANLLVDKLDGKIRPEVTGQYRLGDIRHCYADLTQASTLLGYSPEISIDKGLDQFVDWVLSQPLPDDGLDKANEELRKRRMME; encoded by the coding sequence ATGGAAAGAAGGAGTAAAACTTGTTTGATCACAGGCGGGCTGGGATTTATCGGCCTGAACGTAACGAAGGATCTTATTCGCCACGGTTGGAACGTAACGCTTTTTGATAACCTCAGCCCTCAGATACATGGTGTATTGCCATCCATCGAGAATGAAGTTTTTAATGCGCCGCAAGTAGAAATTATGCGTGGCGATGTGAGAGATGTCTCCCTGCTGAAGGTTGCTTTGCTCGAGGCAGATGCTGTTATTCACTTGGCGGCTGAAACGGGAACCGCCCAATCCATGTATCAGGTAGCTCATTATAATGCTGTTAATTCGCAGGCTACCGCATCACTTATGGATATTCTTGCCAACGAGCAGCATTCGATCAAGAAAATAGTCTTGGCGTCATCTCGTTCGATATATGGCGAAGGGGCTTACCTCTGCGAGGAGCACGGAATGGTATTCCCTTCGCCTCGCACATTAAAGGAGTTTCAAGCGGGTCAATGGGATCCTCGTTGCCCCCTCTGCCACGGCTCTATTTTTCTAACCCCGACATCGGAGAGTACCCCTCCCAGTCCGGCCTCAATCTACGCAGCAACCAAACTTGCCCAGGAAGATATTGTTCGGATCTCCGGTGCTGCCTTCAACATCGATACTGTTGTGCTGCGTCTTCAGAATGTCTATGGAGCAGGTCAGTCTTTACATAATCCATACACAGGTATTCTTTCCATATTCTCAACGAGGATTCGCCGGGGTATGAATTTGCCGATCTTTGAAGATGGACTGGAAAGCCGTGATTTTGTTCATGTGAATGACGTTGCCCGTGCATTTCGTTTAGCGTTAACGTCAGATGCGGTGAATGGAAGAATTATTAACATTGGCGAAGGAAAACCTACTTCTGTGATGGACATTGCTAATTTGTTAGTTGATAAGCTGGATGGAAAGATTCGCCCCGAGGTAACGGGGCAATACAGGCTTGGTGATATCCGACATTGCTATGCGGATTTAACTCAAGCTTCAACCTTATTGGGATATTCACCTGAAATAAGCATAGACAAAGGACTGGATCAATTCGTGGATTGGGTCTTGTCCCAACCATTACCCGATGACGGCCTAGATAAGGCTAATGAAGAACTGAGAAAGCGCCGGATGATGGAATGA